Proteins encoded together in one Shewanella acanthi window:
- a CDS encoding M61 family metallopeptidase: protein MIHYQIIPIDPKAHLFAVTMNVPNALSEQVLSLPAWLPGSYMVRDFAKNIIELKAMDSNAKPLSLKQLDKQTWVVSSQGGNITLTYQVYAWDLSVRTAHLDTNHGFFNGSSVFLEAKGFEASIHKVTMLPPTAPELSEWRLATSMTRESGDDFAFGEFSAENYDDLIDHPVEMGLFTLASFEACGVKHDIVLNGRHRACMPRLCEDLKAICEYQITFFGTPAPFKRYLFMTTVLDNGFGGLEHRASTALMCSRKDLPLSMTAPMNNDYRTYLSLCSHEYFHSWNVKRIKPECFLPYQLEAETYTPQLWAYEGITSYYDDFLTYRAGLVDEQSYLDMLSETFTRVYRSQGRFKQSIKDSSFNAWTKFYKQDENAQNAIISYYTKGGLFALYLDLTLRSETQGKYSLDDVMRILWQDYGLQNRGTTDNCHQRIVEELLGRDCQDLFAYLDNTDDIPLAPLLAKFGVDFSLRASQGGQDNGGKQFKGYEIGFGAKTQAAPLGLKIVTVAQGSPAHLAGLSAGDVLIAADNLQVTAQFEAQLQQYAIGQRLTLHWFRRDELMTGEFVISEAVKDTVNLSINDADKLAAWLKR, encoded by the coding sequence ATGATCCATTATCAAATCATTCCCATTGACCCCAAGGCCCATTTGTTTGCTGTGACGATGAATGTGCCAAACGCACTATCTGAACAAGTATTAAGTCTTCCCGCGTGGCTACCGGGCAGTTATATGGTGCGTGATTTTGCCAAAAACATCATTGAACTTAAGGCGATGGACAGCAATGCAAAGCCCCTTAGCCTTAAGCAGCTTGATAAACAAACCTGGGTTGTCAGCAGCCAAGGCGGTAATATCACACTCACTTATCAAGTGTATGCTTGGGATTTGTCGGTAAGAACCGCCCACTTAGACACTAACCATGGTTTTTTTAATGGCAGCAGTGTGTTCCTCGAGGCTAAGGGTTTTGAAGCATCGATCCATAAAGTGACTATGCTGCCACCCACTGCGCCAGAGCTTAGTGAATGGAGACTTGCCACCAGCATGACCCGCGAAAGTGGCGATGATTTTGCCTTTGGTGAGTTCAGCGCCGAAAACTACGACGATTTAATCGACCACCCTGTGGAGATGGGACTATTCACTTTAGCAAGTTTTGAAGCCTGCGGTGTTAAGCACGATATCGTGTTAAACGGACGTCACCGCGCATGTATGCCAAGGCTGTGTGAAGATTTAAAAGCCATTTGCGAGTACCAAATTACATTCTTTGGCACGCCCGCCCCCTTCAAACGCTATCTCTTTATGACCACAGTGCTGGATAACGGCTTTGGGGGGTTGGAGCACCGCGCATCGACCGCGTTAATGTGTTCACGTAAAGACTTACCGCTGTCGATGACAGCACCTATGAATAACGACTACCGCACTTATTTATCGCTTTGCAGCCATGAATATTTCCATAGCTGGAACGTGAAACGCATTAAACCCGAGTGCTTCTTGCCCTATCAATTAGAGGCCGAAACCTATACGCCGCAGCTTTGGGCCTACGAAGGCATTACCTCCTACTACGATGACTTTTTAACCTACCGTGCAGGACTGGTGGATGAGCAAAGCTACCTCGATATGCTGAGTGAAACCTTTACTCGGGTGTATCGCAGCCAAGGCCGCTTTAAGCAGAGCATTAAGGATTCCAGCTTCAATGCTTGGACCAAGTTCTATAAGCAGGATGAAAACGCCCAAAACGCCATTATCAGTTATTACACTAAGGGGGGCCTATTCGCGCTGTATTTAGATTTAACCCTTCGCAGTGAAACCCAAGGCAAATACAGCCTAGATGATGTGATGCGTATTTTGTGGCAGGACTATGGTCTTCAAAACCGAGGCACCACAGATAACTGCCATCAACGCATTGTTGAGGAGCTACTGGGCCGCGATTGCCAAGATTTGTTTGCCTATCTCGATAACACAGATGATATTCCGCTCGCGCCGCTGTTAGCCAAATTTGGTGTCGACTTTAGTTTGAGAGCAAGCCAAGGCGGACAAGACAACGGCGGCAAGCAATTTAAGGGATATGAGATTGGCTTTGGTGCTAAGACGCAGGCCGCGCCGCTCGGTCTTAAAATCGTGACAGTAGCCCAAGGCAGCCCAGCTCACCTTGCAGGCTTAAGTGCGGGCGATGTGCTGATTGCCGCCGATAATCTGCAAGTAACTGCACAGTTTGAAGCCCAGTTGCAGCAATATGCTATAGGTCAACGTCTGACATTACATTGGTTTAGAAGAGATGAGCTGATGACGGGCGAATTTGTGATTAGCGAAGCGGTCAAAGATACCGTGAACCTCAGTATTAATGATGCGGACAAACTCGCCGCTTGGCTAAAGCGTTAA
- a CDS encoding LuxR C-terminal-related transcriptional regulator → MFKILHWMVVSRSQLLMELLAGRWPQEFLVKLTQVSPEAMCDQLNDNQASLVVIDLATVDLQKAYQFQRMLAREHPSVRVVYIQFPKLVDARFLMNAATTAGVFYLDTGLTEISLGLTNILRGHRVLPIQLVNGVNDDFGLFEDTEPLTVREREVLQALLSGSTNLDIANQLFVSESTIKTHLYRVFRKIGVSSRGQAIAWAQTYLHDVVV, encoded by the coding sequence ATGTTCAAAATCCTTCATTGGATGGTAGTGTCAAGATCGCAATTATTAATGGAACTGCTGGCAGGACGTTGGCCACAGGAGTTTTTGGTTAAATTGACTCAGGTCAGCCCAGAGGCCATGTGTGATCAACTTAATGACAACCAAGCATCCTTGGTAGTGATTGACCTCGCAACGGTCGATCTACAAAAAGCCTATCAATTTCAGCGTATGCTGGCCCGTGAACACCCTAGTGTGCGGGTGGTCTATATTCAATTTCCAAAACTGGTTGACGCCCGTTTCCTGATGAATGCGGCAACAACGGCAGGTGTATTTTACTTAGATACAGGTTTAACCGAAATAAGTTTGGGTTTGACCAATATTTTACGTGGTCACCGAGTGCTACCAATCCAACTGGTTAACGGTGTTAACGACGACTTTGGCCTGTTTGAGGATACTGAGCCCCTCACAGTGCGTGAGCGAGAAGTGCTGCAGGCTCTGCTCTCGGGCAGTACAAACCTTGATATCGCCAATCAGCTGTTTGTCAGTGAAAGCACCATTAAGACACATCTCTACCGCGTGTTTCGTAAAATAGGGGTGTCGAGCCGTGGTCAGGCAATTGCGTGGGCGCAAACTTATCTGCATGATGTGGTGGTTTAA
- a CDS encoding cytochrome b/b6 domain-containing protein encodes MSNPKDVIFSSHSVWDKPTRLFHWLNVILVFALTLLGIMMMFRTELGITETSGRIGLKTLHVLFGYGFAINLIIRIIWGFIGNKYARFGQIIPSSKSLNALKSDKAAVAAGNVPQYLGHSPKGKLAVFAVLLVLVTMMLTGLIRAGTDIYYPPFGGAVQSYIAADNVDASSIKPYDPTGVNEEKANALKPLKGFTGEIHEMGFYLLLLLIVLHIFAVIYTEVNIQPGIISAMFSGIKLIHGKAKDEE; translated from the coding sequence ATGTCTAACCCTAAAGACGTCATATTCAGCTCCCATTCAGTCTGGGATAAACCGACAAGGTTATTCCATTGGTTGAACGTCATATTAGTGTTTGCCTTAACCCTTCTAGGCATAATGATGATGTTCAGAACTGAACTAGGCATTACAGAAACCTCTGGCCGAATAGGCTTAAAAACCCTCCATGTATTATTTGGTTATGGCTTTGCCATTAATTTAATTATCCGCATTATTTGGGGGTTTATAGGTAATAAATACGCCCGTTTTGGGCAAATTATCCCAAGCAGCAAAAGTCTCAATGCACTTAAAAGCGATAAAGCGGCGGTAGCCGCGGGGAATGTGCCGCAATATTTGGGCCACAGCCCTAAGGGCAAACTCGCGGTATTTGCTGTTTTGTTGGTGTTAGTCACTATGATGCTAACTGGATTGATTCGCGCGGGAACCGATATTTACTATCCCCCCTTTGGTGGCGCAGTTCAATCCTATATCGCTGCTGATAATGTCGATGCAAGCAGTATCAAACCCTATGATCCTACAGGCGTTAATGAAGAAAAAGCCAATGCCTTAAAACCGCTTAAGGGCTTTACGGGTGAAATCCATGAAATGGGTTTTTATTTGTTATTACTATTAATTGTCTTACATATTTTTGCGGTGATTTATACCGAAGTGAACATACAACCAGGCATCATCTCGGCGATGTTTTCGGGGATAAAACTGATACATGGCAAGGCTAAGGACGAAGAATAG
- the cctA gene encoding tetraheme c-type cytochrome CctA: protein MSKKLLSALFGASLAALALSPAAFAADQKLSDFHAENNGGCETCHKDGSPSADGAFEFEQCQSCHGGLAEMDAVHKPHDGNLVCADCHAVHDMNVGQKPTCESCHDDGRTPEKVMAK from the coding sequence GTGAGCAAAAAACTATTGAGTGCACTGTTCGGAGCCAGTCTCGCTGCGTTAGCTTTATCACCAGCTGCTTTTGCTGCCGATCAAAAATTATCTGATTTTCACGCTGAAAATAATGGTGGCTGTGAAACCTGTCATAAAGACGGTTCTCCATCTGCTGACGGTGCTTTTGAATTTGAACAATGTCAAAGTTGTCACGGCGGCTTAGCTGAAATGGACGCTGTTCATAAGCCACACGATGGTAATTTAGTGTGTGCTGACTGTCACGCTGTACATGATATGAATGTAGGGCAAAAACCTACCTGTGAAAGCTGCCATGATGACGGCCGTACTCCAGAGAAAGTTATGGCTAAATAG